A part of Thermodesulfobacteriota bacterium genomic DNA contains:
- a CDS encoding pyruvate carboxyltransferase → MHGLIDTTLREGAQTVGVSFDLAAARAMVDGLVAVGVEEIELGWAAAQAERLAPLLAHARRRSPATRLALWCRCLKADIRQAAALGPDVLALSLPVSDRHLVTRLGRSREWAVAALEEAVAEARRSGGQILALGLEDATRADEPFLLAVAERAATLGVQRLRLADTVGVASPARIAGLIRRLAAVPCQLAVHTHNDFGMATANAVAALEAGAAWADVTVLGLGERAGLARLEEVAAFAALHWGRAYDLAALAPLCRTVAAAAGSAIPPAHPVVGERVFACETGLHLQGLYADPATYEPFPPERVGGQRRLLLGAKAGRRAVAAALSRLGRPVANPELASLTGALRRLAGHLHRPLSDAELLAAAGQTGPHEARCGTGEPCPRPG, encoded by the coding sequence ATGCACGGACTGATCGACACCACCTTGCGGGAAGGGGCCCAGACCGTCGGGGTATCGTTTGACCTGGCCGCGGCGAGGGCGATGGTCGATGGCCTGGTCGCGGTGGGGGTCGAGGAGATCGAGCTGGGCTGGGCGGCTGCCCAGGCCGAGCGGCTGGCCCCCCTCCTGGCCCATGCCCGGCGGAGGTCACCAGCGACCAGACTCGCCTTGTGGTGCCGGTGCCTGAAGGCCGACATCCGCCAGGCCGCCGCCCTGGGGCCCGACGTCCTGGCCCTGTCCCTGCCGGTTTCGGATCGGCATCTGGTCACCCGCCTGGGCCGTTCCCGGGAGTGGGCCGTGGCGGCCCTGGAGGAGGCGGTGGCCGAGGCGCGCCGCTCTGGGGGCCAGATCCTGGCCTTGGGCCTGGAGGATGCCACCCGGGCGGACGAGCCCTTCCTGCTGGCGGTGGCTGAGCGGGCGGCCACGTTGGGCGTCCAGCGGCTACGGCTGGCCGACACGGTGGGTGTAGCCAGCCCGGCCCGGATCGCCGGTCTCATCCGGCGGCTGGCGGCTGTGCCCTGCCAGCTGGCGGTCCACACCCACAACGACTTCGGGATGGCCACCGCCAACGCCGTGGCGGCCCTGGAGGCCGGGGCGGCCTGGGCCGATGTCACCGTGCTGGGGCTGGGGGAGCGGGCCGGACTCGCCCGCCTGGAGGAGGTGGCGGCCTTTGCCGCCCTGCACTGGGGGCGGGCTTACGACCTGGCGGCCCTGGCGCCGCTGTGCCGCACCGTGGCTGCCGCGGCCGGCAGCGCCATCCCGCCGGCCCATCCTGTGGTGGGAGAGCGGGTCTTCGCCTGTGAGACGGGCCTCCATCTCCAGGGACTGTACGCTGATCCCGCCACCTACGAACCGTTTCCTCCCGAACGGGTGGGCGGCCAGCGCCGGCTGCTGCTGGGCGCCAAGGCCGGCCGGCGGGCGGTGGCGGCCGCCCTTTCCCGCCTGGGGCGGCCGGTGGCGAATCCGGAGCTGGCATCCCTCACCGGCGCCCTGCGCCGGCTGGCCGGCCACCTGCATCGCCCGCTTTCTGACGCCGAGCTGTTGGCCGCAGCCGGCCAAACCGGACCGCACGAGGCCCGGTGCGGGACCGGGGAGCCCTGCCCGCGACCGGGCTGA
- a CDS encoding OB-fold nucleic acid binding domain-containing protein has product MKKQSLLLAMAAILAVAGCSKEGEPPAQAPATGSAPASSSGAPAGETATSWAFAGKVAETMNASGYTYLLVDSGQEKKWVAVPMVQVTLGEEVSFQDGLIMRNFESKALGRVFEEVVFSSGIVGKAPAGMPGGMPPAMGGSAPAPGAAAPGGEAGSFADALKAEGGAGGPAQAMPPGSGKAVVPFADVRVEKAPGPNGHSVADLFARAGELSGKEVQVRGKVTKVSRNIMGKNWIHLQDGTGDPVANTHDLVVTSQEAPNVGDVVLASGVLEANKDFGSGYNYQVIVEDVKVTKE; this is encoded by the coding sequence ATGAAGAAGCAGAGCTTGTTGTTGGCGATGGCGGCGATACTGGCAGTGGCGGGGTGCAGCAAGGAGGGCGAGCCGCCGGCCCAGGCACCGGCCACTGGCAGCGCCCCGGCGTCCTCCTCCGGCGCGCCGGCCGGCGAGACCGCCACCAGCTGGGCCTTTGCCGGCAAGGTGGCCGAGACCATGAATGCCAGCGGCTACACCTATCTGCTGGTGGACAGTGGTCAGGAGAAGAAGTGGGTGGCCGTGCCCATGGTGCAGGTGACCCTGGGCGAGGAGGTGTCCTTCCAGGACGGCCTCATCATGCGCAATTTTGAAAGCAAGGCCCTGGGCCGGGTCTTCGAGGAGGTGGTGTTCTCCTCGGGTATCGTCGGCAAGGCACCGGCCGGGATGCCGGGCGGCATGCCCCCGGCCATGGGCGGCAGCGCCCCGGCCCCTGGCGCGGCTGCCCCGGGCGGTGAGGCCGGCTCGTTTGCCGACGCCCTCAAGGCCGAGGGCGGAGCCGGCGGCCCTGCCCAGGCCATGCCGCCGGGCAGCGGCAAGGCGGTGGTGCCCTTTGCCGATGTCCGGGTGGAGAAGGCCCCTGGGCCCAACGGCCACAGTGTTGCCGATCTCTTTGCCCGCGCCGGTGAGCTTTCGGGCAAGGAGGTGCAGGTGCGGGGCAAGGTGACCAAGGTGTCCCGGAACATCATGGGCAAGAACTGGATCCACCTCCAGGACGGAACCGGTGATCCGGTGGCGAATACCCACGATCTGGTGGTCACCTCCCAGGAGGCACCCAATGTCGGCGACGTTGTCCTCGCCTCCGGCGTCCTGGAGGCCAACAAGGATTTCGGCTCCGGCTACAACTACCAGGTGATCGTCGAGGACGTCAAGGTCACCAAGGAGTAA
- the ahcY gene encoding adenosylhomocysteinase, producing the protein MGADQDYKVADLALAEWGRKEIRIAETEMPGLMALRNELAGRQPLAGARIAGCLHMTIQTAVLMETLIALGAEIRWSSCNIFSTQDHAAAAMAAAGIPVFAWKGETEEEFWWCIDRTIFGPDGWRPNMILDDGGDLTQVLHAKYPELMAGVRGISEETTTGVHRLYEMTRKGELLAPAINVNDSVTKSKFDNLYGCRESLIDGIKRGTDVMIAGKIAVVCGYGDVGKGCAQAFRGMGATVWVTEVDPICALQAVMEGYRVVTMEEAAPVADIFVTATGNVRVITRAHMEAMKDQAIVCNIGHFDAEIDIASIRSLPWENIKPQVDHVIFPDGKRIIILAEGRLVNLGCATGHPSFVMSNSFTNQVIAQLELWQHSDRYERRVYLLPKHLDERVARLHLAKAGAKLTALTSEQAAYIGVPVEGPYKPEYYRY; encoded by the coding sequence ATGGGCGCCGATCAGGATTACAAGGTGGCGGATCTGGCCCTGGCCGAGTGGGGCCGCAAGGAGATCCGCATCGCCGAGACCGAGATGCCCGGGCTCATGGCCCTGCGGAACGAGCTTGCCGGCCGGCAGCCCCTGGCCGGGGCCCGCATCGCCGGCTGCCTGCACATGACCATCCAGACCGCGGTGCTCATGGAGACCCTCATCGCCCTGGGCGCCGAGATCCGCTGGTCGTCGTGCAACATCTTCTCCACCCAGGACCATGCGGCTGCGGCCATGGCGGCTGCCGGCATCCCGGTCTTTGCCTGGAAGGGGGAGACCGAAGAGGAGTTCTGGTGGTGCATCGACAGGACCATCTTCGGGCCGGACGGCTGGCGGCCGAACATGATCCTGGACGATGGCGGTGATCTCACCCAGGTGTTGCATGCCAAATACCCGGAGCTCATGGCCGGTGTTCGCGGCATCAGCGAAGAGACCACTACCGGCGTGCACCGTCTGTACGAGATGACCAGGAAGGGCGAGCTGTTGGCCCCGGCCATCAATGTCAACGACTCGGTGACCAAGTCCAAGTTCGACAACCTCTACGGCTGCCGGGAGTCCCTGATCGACGGCATCAAACGGGGCACCGACGTCATGATCGCCGGCAAGATCGCGGTGGTCTGCGGCTACGGGGATGTGGGCAAGGGCTGCGCCCAGGCCTTCCGCGGCATGGGCGCCACGGTCTGGGTGACGGAGGTGGATCCCATCTGCGCCCTGCAGGCGGTCATGGAGGGCTACCGGGTGGTGACCATGGAGGAGGCGGCGCCGGTCGCCGACATCTTCGTCACCGCCACCGGCAACGTGCGGGTGATCACCCGGGCCCACATGGAGGCGATGAAGGATCAGGCCATCGTCTGCAACATCGGCCACTTCGATGCCGAGATCGACATCGCCAGCATCCGGAGCCTGCCCTGGGAGAACATCAAGCCCCAGGTGGACCACGTGATCTTCCCGGACGGCAAGAGGATCATCATCCTGGCCGAGGGCCGGCTGGTGAACCTGGGCTGCGCCACCGGCCATCCCAGCTTTGTGATGAGCAACTCCTTCACCAACCAGGTGATCGCCCAGCTCGAGCTTTGGCAGCACAGTGATCGCTACGAAAGGCGGGTCTATCTGCTGCCCAAGCACCTGGACGAGCGGGTGGCCCGGCTGCACCTGGCCAAAGCAGGGGCCAAGCTGACCGCTCTCACCTCCGAGCAGGCCGCCTACATCGGCGTGCCGGTGGAAGGGCCCTACAAGCCCGAGTACTACCGCTATTAG
- the metK gene encoding methionine adenosyltransferase encodes MGSYLFTSESVTEGHPDKVADQISDAILDAIMAKDPRCRVACETLVTTGLALIAGEITTSAWVDMPQVVRDTIAEIGYTSPEYGFDAKTCAVLTSIDKQSPDIALGVNEGTGLDLEQGAGDQGLMFGYACRETRVLMPMPIIYAHRLTKRLADVRRAGRLPWLRPDGKSQVTIEYQDGKPKRVEAIVLSTQHDPSVEYSELKEGVMEEIVKPIIPEGMVDAQTKYFINPTGRFVIGGPVADCGVTGRKIIVDTYGGMGSHGGGAFSGKDPSKVDRSSSYMGRYVAKNLVAAGIADQVEVQIAYAIGISRPVSVNVNTFGNGRIDEERIKTLITEHFDLRPRGIIQHLDLLRPIFKKTAAYGHFGREWEEFTWERTDKAEALRDAAGLPAKEAC; translated from the coding sequence ATGGGCAGCTATCTCTTCACCTCGGAGTCGGTGACCGAGGGCCATCCGGACAAGGTCGCTGATCAGATCTCGGATGCCATTCTGGACGCCATCATGGCCAAGGACCCCCGGTGCCGGGTGGCCTGCGAGACCCTGGTCACCACCGGCCTGGCCTTGATCGCCGGCGAGATCACCACCTCGGCCTGGGTGGACATGCCGCAGGTGGTGCGCGACACCATCGCCGAGATCGGCTACACCTCGCCGGAGTATGGCTTTGATGCCAAGACCTGCGCCGTGCTTACCAGCATCGACAAGCAGTCGCCGGACATCGCCCTGGGGGTGAACGAGGGCACCGGTCTCGACCTGGAGCAGGGGGCCGGCGACCAGGGCCTGATGTTCGGCTACGCCTGCCGGGAGACCCGGGTGTTGATGCCCATGCCCATCATCTATGCCCACCGCCTCACCAAGCGCCTGGCGGACGTGCGGCGGGCTGGCCGGCTGCCCTGGCTGCGGCCGGACGGCAAGAGCCAAGTCACCATCGAATACCAGGACGGCAAGCCCAAGCGGGTGGAGGCCATCGTCCTGTCCACCCAGCACGACCCGTCGGTGGAGTACAGCGAGCTCAAGGAAGGGGTGATGGAGGAGATCGTGAAGCCCATCATCCCGGAGGGGATGGTGGACGCCCAGACAAAATACTTCATCAACCCGACCGGCCGCTTCGTGATCGGCGGCCCGGTGGCGGACTGCGGCGTCACCGGCCGGAAGATCATCGTCGACACGTACGGCGGCATGGGCTCCCACGGTGGCGGTGCCTTCTCCGGCAAGGATCCTTCCAAGGTGGACCGCTCCTCCTCCTACATGGGCCGCTATGTGGCCAAGAATCTGGTGGCCGCCGGCATTGCCGACCAGGTCGAGGTGCAGATCGCGTATGCCATCGGCATCTCCCGGCCGGTATCGGTGAACGTCAACACCTTTGGCAACGGCCGCATCGACGAGGAGCGGATCAAGACCCTCATCACAGAGCATTTCGACCTCCGGCCCCGGGGGATCATCCAGCATCTGGACCTCCTGCGGCCCATCTTCAAGAAGACCGCGGCCTACGGCCACTTCGGCCGGGAATGGGAGGAGTTCACCTGGGAGCGCACCGACAAGGCGGAGGCCCTGCGGGATGCTGCCGGCCTGCCGGCGAAGGAGGCCTGCTGA
- a CDS encoding 2-dehydropantoate 2-reductase: MVSVVVGPGSLGCLFAAFLAADAGAEVWLLDKRPERAAYLAAQGIIIEAAGRTRRVRVRATAQPGEIPACDLVLLTVKAHAVAAALARLPAGLFRPQGLLVTLENGIAHLPLLATWTTAPAALGVTAQGATLLATGQVRHAGQGPTWLGFSAAVSQDLASRLEAVAAHLTRVGLPAQVAPDILGQVWLKLMVNAGINALTALLDCPNGALPERPEARALLEQAVAETVAVARKKGVAVPEDPVAMTVAVCQATAANISSMLQDVRAGRPTEIEAINGAVAAEARRLGMAAPVNEALCRAVQAVSAGRPPEMPGLQARP, translated from the coding sequence ATGGTCTCGGTGGTGGTTGGCCCCGGCTCCCTGGGCTGTCTTTTTGCCGCCTTCCTGGCCGCTGATGCCGGCGCGGAGGTCTGGCTCCTGGACAAGCGGCCGGAACGGGCTGCTTACCTGGCTGCCCAGGGGATCATCATCGAGGCCGCTGGCCGGACCCGCCGGGTGCGGGTCCGGGCCACGGCCCAGCCAGGGGAGATCCCGGCCTGCGATCTCGTCCTGTTGACCGTCAAGGCCCATGCCGTGGCCGCTGCCCTGGCCCGTCTGCCGGCAGGGCTCTTTCGCCCCCAAGGCCTGCTCGTCACCCTGGAGAATGGCATCGCCCATCTGCCCCTGCTGGCGACCTGGACGACAGCGCCGGCCGCCCTGGGGGTGACCGCCCAGGGCGCCACGTTGTTGGCTACCGGCCAGGTGCGCCACGCCGGCCAGGGGCCGACCTGGCTCGGCTTTTCCGCTGCGGTGTCGCAGGATTTGGCCAGTCGCCTGGAGGCGGTGGCGGCGCACCTGACCCGGGTGGGGCTGCCGGCGCAGGTGGCGCCGGACATCCTGGGCCAGGTGTGGCTGAAGCTCATGGTCAACGCCGGTATCAATGCCCTGACCGCGCTCCTGGATTGCCCGAACGGTGCGCTGCCGGAGCGGCCCGAGGCGAGGGCCCTCCTGGAGCAGGCAGTGGCCGAGACGGTCGCGGTGGCCCGCAAGAAGGGGGTGGCGGTCCCGGAGGATCCCGTCGCCATGACCGTGGCGGTCTGCCAGGCCACGGCGGCCAACATCTCCTCCATGCTGCAGGACGTCCGGGCCGGCCGGCCCACCGAGATCGAGGCCATCAACGGCGCGGTGGCGGCGGAGGCCAGGCGCCTGGGGATGGCAGCGCCGGTCAACGAGGCCTTGTGCCGGGCGGTGCAGGCGGTTTCCGCCGGCCGGCCCCCCGAGATGCCCGGCCTGCAGGCCCGGCCGTAG